A genomic segment from Chitinophagaceae bacterium encodes:
- a CDS encoding phosphoheptose isomerase, with the protein MEKISKFTKIEDFLVKNGLKWDKKDENRPWGGFFVIEENDAEKFISLFFPHLKKQDLMISGKLSPKILLVAPKKRLSWQYHYRRAEIWKLIEGEAGVVTSDNDNEKDIRFLNIGDIVELKQGERHRLIGLNNWGVIAEIWRHTDKENPSDEDDIVRLQDDFGR; encoded by the coding sequence ATGGAAAAAATATCAAAATTTACAAAAATTGAGGATTTTTTAGTGAAAAATGGCTTAAAATGGGATAAAAAAGATGAAAACAGGCCTTGGGGCGGATTTTTTGTAATTGAAGAAAATGATGCCGAAAAGTTTATTTCTTTATTTTTTCCCCATTTAAAAAAACAAGATTTGATGATCTCCGGTAAGCTTAGTCCCAAAATATTATTGGTTGCTCCAAAAAAAAGACTCAGCTGGCAATACCATTATCGTAGGGCAGAGATTTGGAAACTTATTGAGGGTGAAGCCGGCGTTGTAACCAGCGATAATGACAATGAAAAAGATATCCGTTTTTTAAATATTGGGGATATTGTAGAACTAAAACAGGGTGAACGCCATCGCCTCATTGGCTTAAATAATTGGGGAGTTATAGCCGAAATTTGGCGCCATACCGATAAAGAAAACCCTA